In one Lolium rigidum isolate FL_2022 chromosome 3, APGP_CSIRO_Lrig_0.1, whole genome shotgun sequence genomic region, the following are encoded:
- the LOC124701696 gene encoding activating signal cointegrator 1 complex subunit 2-like — protein MSSAPPAQQSKPSYHRRHPNSGPRQQQQQRYVPKSAAPPAPKPSPPPSLTTALRSSAAPSASGADGFVAYLPHDEAVAAGLGGLDAQESQAVVDLLNDALAALLRAKPREFWRQVAQDTSLHAFLDSYLQFRHRWYDLPHRSPKGTVAGLVVGELELCRRVFMVLYRISSNKDPGTGVGESLSMKEHAALLQEKRLLDLPKLLDICAIYGHDNGKLTSSLVINAITVHPNVLDDINIVLRQFLDIFHTMQERCMKSLQDLSSPEPNDSGYTQLQKDFSEVLDFVNDAIISLDAFVDAYQPAALLLCTSFEAGDGVEELLNTLARLHDFLLPSLLQGFQVMSSSQSNGETSSDSIVTDIVLGIRMLSKRAVVFGWRLLEFCYLNDQLKEHHIQTSSTKMFPAKVEDPMIRGEIIIQKLKDINAEATYSSQVNPGKTFLQALQKDFQLISRIGDIRNKEWIYMEHEDFQFISRLCGSTVTSWNSVSDLPVSSHGGELQQKDEEAAVIESKISQIRDLLPHCGKGFLAVCLEAYNQNPEEVIQRILDGTLHQDLLALDTSLEEMPQQKHAPSVGKDKGKGILVESMPNITNKPYTLEAQSSSVSSASKAPTSSVALVSSSSKAPTSSVSSVPQGRFTRKSNDDLPDSTILDSRKAKDAVKSAVLESQYEYEDEYDDSFDDLGFSVVESSYEETDGANDVESSSSGPRWASQKKPQFYVKDGKNYSYKVTGSVAVSNAREAAVLNQTQKDTIHGLGRGGNVPMGVPNRHQHRVMEEEEGGHADGFSRGGSVPHVQGRRGGWDQSNPSEDNRNASAPRGGRGGRRGGRNHSNLAEANDGQQGFGRGARRDNRPEVNNHSDGQQGFGRGARRDNRPEVNNHSDGQQGFGHGARRGARDEDNRPEVNNHADGHQGFGRGARRGARDEDNRPEVNNRPNGEQGFGRGARRGGRIHEDPVEDNEDHNPAQGFARGGPGPRGGGGRRGGGRNHNRRDQALRKHMQGMTGL, from the exons ATGTCGTCCGCGCCGCCCGCCCAGCAATCGAAGCCCTCCTACCACCGCCGCCATCCCAACTCCGGcccgaggcagcagcagcagcagcgctacGTCCCCAAATCCGCCGCCCCTCCCGCCCCTAAACCCTCGCCCCCGCCATCGCTCACCACCGCCCTCCGATCGTCGGCCGCCCCGTCCGCATCTGGCGCCGATGGGTTCGTGGCGTACCTGCCGCACGACGAGGCGGTCGCGGCCGGGCTCGGCGGCCTCGACGCCCAGGAGTCGCAGGCCGTCGTCGACCTCCTCAACGACGCGCTCGCGGCGCTCCTCCGTGCCAAGCCCCGCGAGTTCTGGCGCCAGG TGGCACAGGATACCTCTCTGCATGCATTCCTAGATAGTTACCTACAATTCAGACACAGGTGGTATGATTTGCCACATAGGAGCCCCAAAGGAACAGTTGCTGGCTTGGTTGTTGGGGAGCTTGAGCTTTGCCGTCGTGTCTTCATGGTTCTCTACCGCAT ATCTTCAAACAAGGACCCTGGAACAGGTGTGGGTGAGTCCCTTAGCATGAAGGAGCATGCAG CCCTTTTACAGGAGAAAAGATTGCTTGATCTACCAAAGTTATTGGATATATGTGCTATTTATGGGCATGACAATGGGAAGTTGACAAGTTCACTG GTTATAAATGCTATCACTGTGCATCCCAATGTTCTTGATGACATCAATATTGTACTTCGCCAGTTCCTGGACATTTTTCACACGATGCAGGAGAGGTGCATGAAGTCATTACAG GACCTCAGCTCACCTGAACCAAATGACAGTGGATATACCCAGCTTCAGAAGGATTTTTCGGAG GTGCTGGATTTTGTAAATGATGCAATTATCTCTCTGGATGCCTTTGTTGATGCTTATCAGCCTGCTGCTTTATTATTATGTACTTCTTTTGAAGCAGG CGATGGAGTTGAGGAATTACTGAACACCCTTGCAAgattgcatgattttttgttaccATCTTTGCTTCAGGGCTTCCAAGTTATGTCCAGTTCCCAAAGCAATGGAGAGACTTCATCTGACAGTATAGTTACTGATATAGTTCTTGGCATAAGAATGCTGTCAAAGAGAGCTGTTGTATTTGGTTGGAGATTATTGGAGTTCTGCTATTTAAATGATCAACTTAAGGAGCATCATATCCAAACTTCTTCTACTAAGATGTTTCCAGCTAAAGTCGAAGATCCGATGATCAGGGGAGAGATCATAATCCAAAAACTCAAGGATATCAACGCAGAAGCCACTTATTCTTCTCAAGTGAATCCTGGAAAGACATTTCTTCAAGCCCTTCAAAAGGATTTTCAATTGATAAGCCGGATTGGTGATATTCGGAACAAAG AATGGATATACATGGAACATGAGGATTTCCAGTTCATATCACGTTTGTGTGGATCCACTGTCACTTCTTGGAATAGTGTCTCTGATTTGCCAGTATCTTCCCATGGTGGTGAACTACAGCAGAAGGATGAGGAAGCGGCTGTCATTGAGTCTAAGATTAGTCAGATAAGGGACCTATTGCCTCATTGTGGGAAAGGGTTCCTTGCCGTTTGCTTGGAAGCCTACAACCAGAACCCTGAGGAAGTTATCCAAAGGATATTAGACGGAACACTTCATCAAGATCTTCTAGCTTTAGATACTTCCTTAGAAGAGATGCCACAACAAAAACATGCACCTAGTGTTGGGAAAGATAAAGGAAAAGGCATACTTGTGGAAAGTATGCCCAATATTACAAATAAACCCTATACACTCGAAGCCCAATCTTCTTCAGTTTCATCAGCATCCAAGGCCCCTACCTCGTCTGTAGCTTTAGTTTCATCATCATCGAAGGCTCCTACCTCTTCTGTATCATCAGTTCCACAAGGTAGATTTACAAGAAAGAGCAATGACGATTTGCCAGACTCTACAATTCTAGACTCGCGAAAAGCTAAAGATGCTGTTAAGTCAGCGGTTCTTGAATCCCAGTATGAATATGAGGATGAGTATGATGACTCATTCGATGATCTTGGCTTCAGCGTGGTAGAGTCAAGTTATGAGGAAACTGACGGTGCCAATGATGTTGAGAGTTCCTCGAGTGGCCCGCGTTGGGCATCACAGAAGAAGCCACAGTTTTATGTTAAGGACGGGAAGAACTACAGCTACAAGGTTACTGGTTCAGTTGCGGTCTCAAATGCTCGAGAAGCGGCAGTCTTGAACCAGACTCAAAAGGATACAATTCATGGTCTTGGCCGTGGTGGAAATGTACCTATGGGAGTTCCCAACAGGCACCAACATAGAGttatggaggaagaggagggtggTCATGCAGACGGCTTCAGCAGAGGGGGCTCAGTTCCCCATGTTCAAGGCAGAAGAGGTGGCTGGGATCAGAGCAACCCATCGGAGGACAACAGGAATGCTAGTGCCCCTCGAGGTGGCCGTGGAGGGAGAAGAGGGGGCAGGAACCATAGCAACCTGGCAGAGGCAAACGATGGCCAGCAAGGTTTTGGTCGTGGTGCAAGAAGGGATAACCGGCCTGAAGTGAATAACCACTCTGATGGGCAGCAAGGTTTTGGCCGTGGTGCAAGAAGGGACAACCGTCCTGAAGTGAATAACCACTCTGATGGCCAGCAAGGTTTTGGTCATGGTGCAAGAAGAGGTGCCAGGGATGAGGACAACCGGCCAGAAGTGAACAACCACGCTGATGGCCATCAAGGTTTTGGTCGTGGTGCAAGAAGAGGGGCCAGGGATGAGGACAACCGGCCAGAAGTTAACAACCGCCCTAATGGCGAGCAAGGTTTTGGTCGTGGTGCACGAAGAGGGGGTAGGATCCATGAAGATCCAGTGGAGGACAATGAAGATCATAATCCAGCACAAGGATTCGCCCGAGGAGGACCAGGCCCTCGTGGAGGTGGTGGAaggagaggcggcggccggaaTCATAACCGGAGGGATCAGGCGCTGAGGAAGCATATGCAGGGAATGACAGGGCTTTAG